One window of Borreliella garinii genomic DNA carries:
- a CDS encoding S2/P23 family protein, whose protein sequence is MKIVIISVLTLIFSCSLDNNSKIGQEGGGLIRGNKSDRLSQGKRALNSMNFSQLPDGSVLVSDYQNHKTLKALENKNKIIDYNQIEFLEGTKSISVYLWPVDIRWMKIKARDLFNERGNSIEELKGIKYSYLVSPIAGNHISYAMPLIIFETTCEGDPIYSVSGFKLISKGSNINFNENKGGFLIGLPMSEKSVEPGLVTAYPFGSSNAKKVVEAFTSLYSNGVWSDMIAEITIKFKKPPQAEKVYRISLDSKLFNVAMKKIVEKYPQIKSASLAFNSLIN, encoded by the coding sequence TTGAAAATAGTCATTATATCCGTTTTGACTTTAATTTTTAGTTGTTCTTTAGATAATAATTCAAAAATAGGGCAAGAGGGTGGCGGACTTATTAGAGGAAATAAGTCAGATAGGTTAAGTCAAGGAAAAAGGGCTTTAAATTCAATGAATTTTAGTCAACTCCCAGATGGTTCTGTTTTAGTATCTGATTATCAAAATCATAAGACTTTAAAAGCGCTTGAGAATAAAAATAAAATTATTGATTACAACCAAATAGAGTTTTTAGAAGGAACAAAATCAATCTCTGTGTATTTATGGCCTGTTGATATTCGTTGGATGAAAATTAAAGCCAGAGATTTGTTTAATGAGCGCGGAAATTCTATTGAAGAGCTTAAGGGAATTAAGTATTCTTATCTTGTTTCTCCTATTGCTGGAAACCACATTTCTTATGCCATGCCTTTAATAATTTTTGAGACTACTTGTGAAGGTGATCCAATTTATTCTGTTTCTGGATTTAAATTAATAAGCAAAGGAAGCAATATAAACTTTAATGAAAATAAAGGAGGATTTCTAATAGGGCTTCCAATGTCTGAAAAATCAGTTGAACCTGGGCTTGTAACCGCATATCCTTTTGGTTCTAGCAATGCTAAAAAAGTAGTTGAGGCCTTTACCTCTCTTTATAGTAATGGAGTTTGGAGCGATATGATTGCTGAGATTACCATTAAGTTTAAAAAACCTCCACAAGCTGAAAAAGTTTACAGAATCTCACTTGATTCTAAGCTTTTTAATGTTGCTATGAAAAAAATAGTCGAAAAATATCCTCAAATTAAAAGCGCAAGTCTTGCATTTAATTCGTTGATTAACTAA
- a CDS encoding BBA07 family lipoprotein, with protein sequence MNKVLLFIIVLFFSCKEFNYSDLRRRSSKALNSSNSAANGEFEMSFVDSLSDDQKEALFFLEQAVLDSNPDKFNQIFNLNANKIKEMLDTVVKCLQAKRKAKVALERSNDANVANAKQQLLQVEKTYIDNLRQSFITTKNIEDACNLVKNYDASASF encoded by the coding sequence ATGAATAAAGTTTTATTATTTATTATTGTATTATTCTTTTCTTGTAAAGAATTTAATTATTCTGATCTTAGGAGAAGGTCTTCAAAGGCTTTAAATTCTTCTAATAGCGCAGCAAATGGAGAGTTTGAAATGTCTTTTGTAGACTCTTTAAGTGATGACCAAAAAGAAGCTTTGTTTTTTCTTGAACAGGCAGTTCTTGATAGCAATCCTGATAAGTTTAATCAAATTTTTAATTTAAATGCAAACAAAATAAAAGAAATGCTTGATACTGTTGTTAAGTGTTTGCAAGCCAAAAGAAAGGCTAAAGTAGCTCTTGAGCGCTCAAATGATGCAAATGTTGCCAATGCTAAGCAGCAGTTGTTACAGGTTGAAAAAACTTACATAGACAATTTGCGACAATCTTTTATTACTACTAAAAACATTGAAGATGCTTGTAATCTTGTGAAAAACTATGATGCATCTGCTTCTTTTTAA
- a CDS encoding contractile injection system sheath initiator, producing MEIKIDEKFNIVFNDDLKLIENIKEQKQRLFFYLKTPKGSLKEAPNYGFDYNFYFKLCKANKLESIKNFFLNLSKELKIDLINAKPSIKNKTITIKFFFLGKDTLKMDFKI from the coding sequence ATGGAAATTAAAATTGACGAAAAATTTAATATAGTATTTAACGACGATCTTAAATTAATAGAAAACATTAAAGAACAAAAACAGCGTTTATTTTTTTATCTTAAGACACCTAAAGGAAGCTTAAAAGAAGCTCCAAATTATGGATTTGATTACAACTTTTACTTTAAGCTTTGTAAAGCCAATAAACTAGAATCTATTAAAAATTTTTTCTTAAACCTTTCAAAAGAGCTTAAAATAGATCTTATTAATGCAAAACCAAGCATTAAAAATAAAACAATAACAATAAAATTTTTCTTTTTAGGAAAAGACACTTTAAAAATGGATTTTAAAATATGA
- a CDS encoding DUF276 domain-containing protein (DUF276 is restricted to Borreliella and related spirochetes.) — MSIIFDKNLGILEKTIEEIQNEKKHILKTKYGINIKDNSIYDIINFPSSSINKEISEVLKELFSKIKENGSYFNALKEDLSTPKSSTYEAIRKALLSVDGVKHINILSGPGTISLYLILKDDCFIDKEKNQIKIETKQNIWQAIYYTAPSGTVFKGNIEIEFLNKHNQKNIQIQLRQEKICIP, encoded by the coding sequence ATGAGTATAATTTTTGACAAAAACTTAGGAATATTAGAAAAAACAATAGAAGAAATTCAAAATGAAAAAAAACATATTTTGAAAACAAAATATGGCATAAACATTAAAGACAATTCAATTTACGACATAATAAACTTTCCAAGCTCAAGCATTAACAAAGAAATATCAGAGGTTTTAAAAGAGCTTTTTTCTAAAATAAAAGAAAATGGAAGCTATTTTAATGCACTAAAAGAAGACTTAAGCACCCCGAAAAGCTCAACCTACGAAGCAATAAGAAAAGCTCTTCTAAGTGTTGACGGGGTTAAGCACATAAATATTTTAAGTGGGCCAGGAACAATTAGTCTTTACTTAATATTAAAAGACGATTGTTTTATAGATAAAGAAAAAAATCAAATTAAAATTGAGACTAAGCAAAATATTTGGCAAGCAATATACTATACAGCGCCAAGCGGAACTGTTTTTAAGGGCAATATTGAGATTGAGTTTTTAAACAAACACAATCAAAAAAACATACAAATTCAGCTTAGGCAAGAAAAAATATGCATACCTTAA
- a CDS encoding DUF276 domain-containing protein (DUF276 is restricted to Borreliella and related spirochetes.) yields MYKTEAKDAIYKEIDTQIRDIYNKILTEKYIEMGTSLRYQDFLAPVSIIRGIKELRIGTCIKSDDTKKITELSESDFTFNKDENTKENEIIIFDTKKRLLINRE; encoded by the coding sequence ATCTACAAAACAGAAGCAAAAGACGCAATCTACAAAGAAATAGATACTCAAATTAGAGATATTTACAATAAAATATTAACCGAAAAATACATCGAAATGGGAACATCTCTTAGATATCAAGACTTTCTTGCGCCAGTTAGCATTATCAGAGGAATAAAAGAGCTTAGAATTGGAACTTGCATTAAAAGTGATGACACAAAAAAAATTACAGAACTTAGTGAGAGTGACTTTACATTCAACAAAGACGAAAACACTAAAGAGAATGAAATTATTATTTTTGATACAAAAAAAAGACTTCTTATTAACAGAGAATAA
- a CDS encoding DUF735 family protein has product MNKEIPKFLENTQIEKFIYNELDYKKEILRELKDLLKNFRTINVKDSINSKYIALLMLSIFNAFHFKKELDKNLVNSLDAIIFAIKSIGTDESFIVLFKAFLHTNVEVSSKEDAPGEIIIKLLGNIKSPIEFNIAAKNQNKLKKITVKHKGFKKALVSNYMPKDYKNSVYEFIKILIPTGRMVKIIDKEQIEIKSTRIKNF; this is encoded by the coding sequence ATGAATAAAGAGATACCAAAATTTTTAGAAAATACACAAATTGAAAAGTTCATTTACAATGAGCTTGATTACAAAAAAGAGATATTAAGAGAACTAAAAGACCTTCTTAAGAACTTCAGAACAATCAATGTTAAAGACAGTATTAACTCTAAATATATTGCATTACTAATGCTTTCAATATTCAACGCATTTCACTTTAAAAAAGAGCTAGATAAAAATCTTGTTAACTCTTTAGATGCTATTATTTTTGCAATTAAATCTATTGGCACTGACGAGAGCTTTATTGTGCTCTTTAAAGCCTTTTTACACACAAATGTAGAAGTAAGCTCAAAAGAAGACGCTCCAGGCGAGATAATAATAAAATTGCTTGGAAACATTAAATCTCCGATTGAATTTAATATTGCAGCAAAAAATCAAAATAAGCTAAAAAAAATAACTGTAAAACACAAGGGATTTAAAAAAGCTTTGGTTTCTAACTATATGCCCAAAGATTATAAAAATTCAGTATATGAGTTTATTAAAATACTAATTCCTACAGGAAGGATGGTGAAAATTATAGATAAAGAACAAATAGAAATAAAAAGTACAAGAATAAAAAATTTTTAG
- a CDS encoding DUF685 domain-containing protein, which yields MNTNEPQESIQIKDLNRKTKVNQSDLIPIDDIVEDTCAITYKHLLEQIQNDTFYNSEFHCFKKAIKDVISKELLENKEYIKNIYIKVISKLLELSSPLEDIDFDTVFGKIKSRFISSLKHTNTKLPSNKISIYNATTKDLELIQFEILVESLKEILAEKSEINQLKSDLINYLKINDFKDQFKNSFKLIPKHTFDVKNEQLVSCYQDGIP from the coding sequence ATGAATACCAACGAACCACAAGAGAGTATACAAATAAAAGATTTAAACAGAAAAACAAAAGTTAATCAAAGTGATCTTATTCCTATTGATGATATAGTAGAAGACACTTGTGCAATCACATATAAACATCTCCTAGAGCAAATACAAAACGATACATTTTACAACAGTGAATTTCACTGCTTCAAAAAAGCAATAAAAGATGTAATTAGTAAAGAACTTTTAGAAAACAAAGAATATATAAAAAACATTTACATTAAAGTAATCTCTAAACTTTTAGAACTAAGCTCACCACTTGAAGACATAGATTTTGATACTGTTTTTGGAAAAATAAAATCTAGGTTTATTTCAAGCTTAAAACACACAAACACAAAATTGCCTTCAAATAAAATTTCAATTTACAACGCAACCACAAAAGATCTTGAACTTATTCAATTTGAAATCCTTGTTGAAAGTTTAAAAGAAATTCTTGCAGAAAAATCTGAAATAAATCAACTAAAAAGTGACCTAATAAATTATTTAAAAATAAACGATTTTAAAGATCAATTCAAAAACTCTTTTAAATTAATACCTAAACACACCTTTGATGTAAAAAATGAACAACTTGTAAGTTGTTATCAAGACGGAATCCCATAA
- a CDS encoding BlyA family holin → MDTILIFLSTIDNAKLIILGGFIVLTIMPMILAIKPQFRENLNFLIKKFFKNTNKKETK, encoded by the coding sequence ATGGATACAATACTTATTTTTTTGTCAACAATTGACAATGCAAAACTAATTATATTAGGAGGATTTATTGTGCTAACAATAATGCCAATGATTTTAGCAATAAAGCCACAGTTTAGAGAAAATTTAAACTTTCTTATTAAAAAGTTCTTTAAAAATACAAATAAAAAGGAAACAAAATGA
- a CDS encoding BlyB family putative holin accessory protein, with product MNSKININSGVEALNNLYDFLKSSDSPTEVKVEKGIYLGLNLYNLIMSIYKDTISTLEKEESIKILNDIENVNNKITQLISSINDERDAGIIEHLREERNELMTIKTKALQEQIKEFSKESQNSANSKTQNLKGDKIEN from the coding sequence ATGAACAGCAAAATAAATATCAACTCTGGCGTTGAAGCTTTAAATAATTTATATGACTTTCTAAAAAGTAGCGATTCTCCAACAGAAGTCAAGGTAGAAAAGGGAATATACTTAGGGCTTAATCTTTACAATCTAATAATGAGCATCTACAAGGACACAATAAGCACCCTTGAGAAGGAAGAATCAATAAAAATATTAAATGACATTGAAAATGTTAATAATAAAATTACTCAACTTATATCAAGCATTAATGACGAGAGAGATGCAGGTATTATTGAACATTTGCGAGAAGAAAGAAACGAGCTAATGACAATTAAAACCAAAGCGCTCCAAGAACAAATAAAAGAATTCTCAAAAGAATCACAAAATAGCGCTAATAGCAAAACCCAAAACTTAAAAGGAGATAAAATTGAAAATTAA
- a CDS encoding BBA14 family lipoprotein, producing the protein MKIKNFAFLFLLNSLIIFSCSTIASLPEEPPSPKESTLKALSLYEAHLSSYIMYLQTFLVKTKQKVNNKNYPEFKLFDTSKLEKDQTLKSIKTNIANLKNHIDKIKPIAMQIYKKYSKNIP; encoded by the coding sequence TTGAAAATTAAAAATTTTGCTTTTTTGTTTTTATTAAACTCGCTTATAATCTTTTCATGCTCTACAATAGCAAGCCTCCCGGAAGAGCCACCATCTCCAAAAGAGTCAACATTAAAGGCCTTAAGCTTATATGAAGCGCATCTTTCAAGCTATATTATGTATTTACAAACATTTCTTGTAAAAACTAAACAAAAAGTAAATAACAAAAATTATCCTGAGTTTAAACTTTTTGACACTAGTAAATTGGAGAAAGATCAAACTTTAAAATCAATCAAAACAAATATTGCTAATTTAAAAAATCACATTGACAAAATAAAACCAATTGCAATGCAGATTTACAAAAAATATTCAAAAAATATACCTTAA
- the ospA gene encoding outer surface lipoprotein OspA: protein MKKYLLGIGLILALIACKQNVSSLDEKNSVSVDLPGGMKVLVSKEKDKDGKYSLMATVDKLELKGTSDKSNGSGVLEGEKADKSKAKLTISQDLNQTTFEIFKEDGKTLVSRKVNSKDKSSTEEKFNDKGKLSEKVVTRKDGTRLEYTDIQNDGSGKAKEVLAGLTLEGTLTADGETKLTVTEKTVTLSKNISKSGEITVDLKDTDSSADKKSGTWDSDTSTLTIIKNSKKTKQLVFTKENTITVQNYNSAGNALEGSPDEIKDLAKLQAALK, encoded by the coding sequence ATGAAAAAATATTTATTGGGAATAGGTCTAATATTAGCATTAATAGCATGTAAGCAAAATGTTAGCAGCCTTGATGAAAAAAACAGCGTTTCAGTAGATTTACCTGGTGGAATGAAAGTTCTTGTAAGTAAAGAAAAAGACAAAGATGGTAAATACAGTCTAATGGCAACAGTAGACAAACTTGAGCTAAAAGGAACTTCTGATAAAAGCAATGGTTCTGGGGTACTTGAAGGTGAAAAAGCTGACAAAAGTAAAGCAAAATTAACAATTTCTCAAGATTTAAATCAAACCACATTTGAAATTTTCAAAGAAGATGGCAAAACATTAGTGTCAAGAAAAGTAAATTCTAAAGACAAGTCATCAACAGAAGAAAAATTTAATGATAAAGGTAAATTAAGTGAAAAAGTAGTAACAAGAAAAGACGGAACCAGACTTGAATACACAGACATACAAAACGATGGATCCGGAAAAGCTAAAGAAGTTTTAGCAGGCCTTACTCTTGAAGGAACTCTAACTGCTGACGGCGAAACAAAATTAACAGTTACAGAAAAAACTGTTACTTTAAGCAAAAACATTTCAAAATCTGGAGAAATAACAGTTGATCTTAAGGACACTGACTCTAGCGCTGATAAAAAATCCGGGACATGGGATTCAGATACTTCTACTTTAACAATTATTAAAAACAGCAAGAAAACTAAACAACTTGTATTCACAAAAGAAAACACAATAACAGTACAAAACTACAACTCAGCAGGCAATGCGCTTGAAGGCAGCCCAGATGAAATTAAAGATCTTGCAAAACTTCAAGCCGCTTTAAAATAA
- a CDS encoding plasmid maintenance protein, giving the protein MKTSKQKSPNTTKKVKKTTKNFQHNLIVLISTLNFINLNLKKYTQKNILYFLNKNLERNQQKPIKLKTLQNYLYILDKKFKVTLNYCKHLGKNSGSETYYKLKYEKERCYSIINTHFKEKTTNKINEFIKRIKKLNQINSSVKWECINNPNNNIYKYKEYRNIHKNSKKTTNNKILNKYLSKCNFKTKIPSLIMDLKTTNKIKIYHLRNLKHIENDLKETDPKEIERHLSDAIKENINNPGYLCKFFKNNGYKRLINKIKETNKKYKNKKEILKNILKEKIKELENEQYKKEDLEKFFKKIYEIYKIKPHFIIEYKKYPDLDKLVKKAKTEIPKIQDKMTKLKSIKNNIFSILLEQLRHKVDENKIIPTLKKFIENEPDLKYSKVFDNSYYNNLIKIVS; this is encoded by the coding sequence TTGAAAACATCAAAACAAAAATCACCAAACACCACAAAAAAGGTCAAAAAAACTACAAAGAACTTCCAACACAACTTAATTGTATTAATCTCTACTCTAAACTTTATAAACTTAAACTTAAAAAAATATACACAAAAAAACATACTTTATTTTCTAAATAAAAACCTTGAAAGAAATCAACAAAAACCTATAAAACTAAAAACACTACAAAACTATTTATACATACTAGATAAAAAATTTAAAGTCACGCTAAATTACTGCAAACATTTGGGGAAAAATTCCGGAAGTGAAACTTATTATAAACTTAAATATGAAAAAGAAAGATGCTATTCAATAATTAACACACACTTCAAGGAAAAAACAACTAATAAAATTAATGAATTTATAAAAAGAATAAAAAAACTTAATCAAATAAATAGTAGTGTTAAATGGGAGTGTATTAATAATCCTAATAATAATATATATAAATATAAAGAATATAGAAATATACACAAAAATTCTAAAAAAACAACAAATAACAAAATACTCAATAAATATTTAAGTAAGTGTAATTTCAAAACAAAAATTCCATCTCTAATAATGGATTTAAAAACGACCAATAAGATTAAAATCTATCATTTAAGAAACTTAAAACACATTGAAAACGACCTTAAAGAAACAGATCCTAAAGAAATAGAAAGACACTTATCAGATGCAATAAAAGAAAATATAAACAATCCAGGATACCTATGTAAATTTTTCAAAAACAATGGATACAAAAGGCTAATAAATAAAATAAAAGAAACAAATAAAAAATATAAAAACAAAAAAGAAATTTTAAAAAACATACTTAAAGAAAAAATAAAAGAATTAGAAAATGAGCAGTATAAAAAAGAAGATCTTGAAAAGTTTTTTAAAAAAATATATGAAATTTACAAAATAAAACCACATTTCATAATAGAATACAAAAAATATCCAGATTTAGATAAGTTGGTTAAAAAGGCAAAAACAGAAATTCCTAAAATTCAAGACAAAATGACTAAGCTTAAAAGTATAAAAAACAACATTTTTAGTATATTATTAGAACAGTTGAGGCATAAAGTAGATGAAAATAAAATAATTCCTACTTTAAAAAAATTCATTGAGAATGAGCCTGATCTTAAATATAGTAAGGTGTTTGACAATTCCTACTATAATAATTTGATTAAAATAGTGAGCTAA
- a CDS encoding DUF226 domain-containing protein yields MTALLERLKQKQKELKLNIENKPKFKKEKKADVFSKIEEVKGRKIYHTKIFNDFYTFGISKNEPTKFFISLRGIFNIEDISMFHLFSLREDDEFIGIYYGIRKLDKAFIVKNFNKKETYTLRKCEYIEFKFKKGSVFCYLNGLHILLKKDRVNSPYYNTLLNIILELETELYTFYNKELSKGGIIPEWIKKRQK; encoded by the coding sequence ATGACGGCTTTACTTGAACGATTAAAGCAAAAACAAAAAGAATTAAAATTAAACATAGAAAATAAACCAAAATTCAAAAAAGAAAAAAAGGCTGATGTCTTTTCTAAGATTGAGGAGGTTAAAGGTAGAAAAATATACCATACTAAAATCTTTAATGACTTTTATACATTTGGAATCAGTAAAAATGAACCTACTAAATTTTTTATTTCTTTAAGGGGAATTTTTAACATAGAAGACATAAGTATGTTTCATTTATTCTCTCTAAGAGAAGATGATGAATTTATAGGGATTTACTATGGAATAAGAAAGCTTGATAAAGCATTTATTGTGAAAAATTTTAACAAAAAAGAAACTTATACTCTTAGAAAATGTGAATATATTGAATTTAAGTTTAAAAAAGGCTCTGTTTTTTGTTATTTAAATGGTCTTCATATTTTACTTAAAAAGGATAGGGTTAATAGCCCATATTACAATACGCTTTTAAATATTATTTTAGAACTAGAAACTGAACTCTACACTTTTTATAACAAAGAATTGTCGAAGGGGGGAATAATTCCTGAATGGATAAAAAAGAGACAAAAGTAA
- a CDS encoding ParA family protein: protein MDKKETKVITIASIKGGVGKSTTSLIFATLLSIKYKVLLIDIDTQASTTSYFFNKIKDNNIDLINRNIYEVLISNLHIDNALINIDKNLDLIPSYLTLHKFNSESIPYKEFKLKEQLKLISNHYDYIILDTNPSLDFTLTNALVCSNYIIIPITAEKWAVESLDLFTFFMNKLLLTLPMYLINTKFKKNNTHKELLKVLEKNNNFLGTISEREDLNKRIAKNDRFDLTKDYIIEYQNTLNVFLSKSGYVH from the coding sequence ATGGATAAAAAAGAGACAAAAGTAATAACAATTGCAAGCATAAAAGGGGGTGTTGGCAAAAGCACTACAAGTTTAATTTTCGCAACACTGCTTTCAATCAAATATAAAGTTCTTTTAATAGATATTGACACGCAAGCTTCAACAACAAGCTATTTTTTTAATAAAATCAAAGATAACAATATAGATTTAATAAACAGAAATATATATGAAGTGTTAATATCAAATTTGCACATAGATAATGCACTAATAAATATTGACAAAAATTTAGATTTAATTCCAAGTTATTTAACATTACACAAATTTAATTCAGAATCCATTCCTTATAAAGAATTTAAATTAAAAGAACAGCTAAAGCTAATTAGCAATCATTATGATTATATAATACTTGATACAAATCCAAGCTTAGATTTTACTTTAACAAATGCTCTTGTATGCAGTAATTATATAATAATACCAATAACAGCGGAGAAATGGGCTGTTGAAAGCTTAGATTTGTTTACTTTTTTTATGAATAAATTATTATTAACATTACCAATGTACTTAATTAATACTAAATTTAAGAAAAACAACACACATAAAGAGCTTTTAAAAGTTTTAGAGAAAAATAATAATTTTTTGGGGACAATATCTGAGAGAGAAGATTTAAATAAAAGAATAGCAAAAAACGACAGATTTGATTTGACGAAGGATTACATAATAGAGTACCAAAACACGCTTAATGTGTTTTTAAGTAAATCGGGCTACGTACACTAA
- a CDS encoding chromosome replication/partitioning protein gives MDIEINKRNLSESIREEEQALIHYNKLKEKLNINFQKEIYCKLEAMKVLKEIKDKEYYKLDNYFTFDDFAKDYRLARTQTYKYLKIATAIEEGIIEEKYVVKNGINETICLLKTKESPSLRKSNQNPIKPLRFQLKKEESYSFYKKNAKLTSFLLEKIFFEEKDFLLKIIEEFETSRNKRK, from the coding sequence ATGGACATAGAGATAAATAAAAGAAATTTATCTGAAAGCATTAGAGAAGAAGAACAAGCACTTATTCATTATAATAAGCTTAAAGAAAAATTAAACATCAATTTTCAAAAAGAAATTTATTGTAAACTAGAAGCAATGAAGGTTTTAAAAGAAATTAAAGATAAGGAATATTATAAGCTTGATAACTATTTTACCTTTGATGATTTTGCAAAAGATTATAGACTTGCCAGAACTCAAACATATAAGTATCTTAAAATTGCAACAGCAATAGAAGAAGGGATAATTGAAGAAAAGTATGTGGTTAAAAACGGGATCAATGAAACAATTTGTTTGCTTAAAACAAAAGAAAGTCCCAGTTTAAGAAAATCCAACCAAAACCCAATAAAACCACTGAGATTTCAGCTCAAAAAGGAAGAATCTTATTCTTTTTATAAAAAAAATGCCAAGCTTACGAGCTTTCTTTTGGAAAAAATTTTTTTTGAGGAAAAAGATTTTTTATTGAAAATAATTGAAGAATTTGAAACTTCAAGAAATAAACGAAAATGA
- a CDS encoding DUF261 family protein, which produces MFIEKILQSNEELFKNIQKSGCYFLSLHYWIFILTGFDFKAKDINLNYQRFLQLGYIRNDCYILNPCKILDFYKIFSNVRYESPLYLPVEDKEFEITEIKLKDQAFTHFIAMNKNNVL; this is translated from the coding sequence ATGTTTATTGAAAAAATATTACAAAGTAATGAAGAGCTTTTTAAAAATATTCAAAAGTCTGGATGTTATTTTTTATCTCTTCACTATTGGATATTTATTTTAACGGGTTTTGATTTTAAGGCAAAAGACATTAATTTAAATTATCAGCGGTTTTTGCAGTTAGGCTACATTAGAAATGATTGTTATATTTTAAATCCATGCAAAATTCTTGATTTTTATAAAATATTTTCTAATGTTAGGTATGAAAGTCCACTTTATTTGCCCGTAGAGGACAAAGAGTTTGAAATCACAGAGATTAAGTTGAAAGATCAAGCCTTTACTCATTTTATTGCAATGAATAAAAACAATGTACTTTAA
- the dbpA gene encoding decorin-binding protein DbpA, translated as MTKYIKNLLKLSLIVSLLVACGLTGETKIRLESSAQEIKDEINKIKANAKKEGVNFEAFTNTKTGSRVSEKPEFILKAKIQAIQVAEKFVKAIKEEAEKLKNSGSSGAFSAMYDLMLDVSKPLEEIGIQKMTGTVTQEAEKTPATTAEGILAIAQAMEEKLKNVNKKQHEALKNLQGKANATTT; from the coding sequence ATGACTAAATATATTAAAAATTTACTTAAACTAAGTTTAATTGTTAGCCTGTTAGTAGCATGTGGCTTAACAGGAGAAACTAAAATCAGATTAGAATCATCAGCTCAAGAAATTAAAGATGAAATAAATAAAATTAAAGCTAATGCTAAAAAAGAAGGCGTAAATTTCGAGGCTTTTACAAATACAAAAACAGGCAGTAGGGTATCAGAAAAGCCTGAATTCATACTTAAAGCAAAAATACAAGCTATTCAAGTGGCAGAAAAATTTGTAAAAGCAATAAAAGAGGAAGCAGAAAAACTTAAAAATAGTGGAAGTAGTGGTGCATTCTCAGCAATGTATGACTTAATGCTTGATGTCTCAAAACCACTAGAAGAGATTGGAATACAAAAAATGACAGGAACAGTTACACAGGAAGCTGAAAAAACTCCTGCAACTACAGCTGAGGGGATACTTGCTATTGCACAAGCAATGGAAGAGAAATTGAAAAATGTTAATAAAAAACAACACGAGGCCCTCAAAAACCTCCAGGGAAAAGCCAACGCTACTACTACATAA
- the dbpB gene encoding decorin-binding protein DbpB, giving the protein MKKFNLIIVALFVALLAACNFGLTGEVKAMLESSSDNVKNKILQIKEEAAKKGVNFKAFTGTATGSKVTNGGSALREAKVQAINEVEKFLKIIEKEALILKKNGNSSQFLAMFDFMLEVTGSLDEIGIKGIKSSISEEAKSNPVNTAERLVEVKAKIENKLEGVKKRQKLDDEEKKISKSKKKK; this is encoded by the coding sequence ATGAAAAAATTTAATTTAATAATTGTAGCTTTGTTTGTTGCTCTGCTGGCAGCCTGTAATTTTGGATTAACAGGAGAAGTAAAAGCAATGCTTGAATCGTCTTCTGATAATGTAAAAAACAAAATTTTACAAATAAAAGAAGAAGCCGCTAAAAAGGGTGTAAATTTTAAAGCTTTTACAGGCACCGCAACTGGTTCTAAAGTGACAAATGGGGGATCAGCCCTAAGAGAAGCAAAAGTACAAGCCATTAATGAAGTAGAAAAGTTCCTTAAGATAATAGAAAAAGAAGCTTTAATACTTAAAAAAAATGGAAATAGTAGTCAATTCTTGGCTATGTTTGATTTCATGCTTGAAGTTACAGGATCATTAGATGAGATTGGAATAAAAGGAATAAAAAGTTCCATTTCAGAGGAAGCTAAATCTAACCCTGTAAACACAGCTGAAAGATTGGTTGAGGTTAAGGCGAAAATAGAAAATAAACTAGAAGGTGTCAAGAAAAGACAAAAACTTGACGACGAGGAGAAAAAAATAAGTAAAAGCAAAAAAAAGAAATAA